TGCGCTGGCCGGTCAGTTCGCGGCGATGCTCGAAACCCTGAACGGGGTGGGAGAGGGTGGCGCCTCGGGTGTCGACGCCACGGGCGTGGTGCCGAACGCCCAGCCCTCGGTGCGTCTCGGCGTCGGTGCCGTGACGCTCTTCGCGCAGGAGGACGGGCAGGCAGCGGCCGGCATGGACCAGACCGCCCCGGTGCCCGACCCGCAGGATCCGGCGACGGCGATGCAGGTGGTGGACAGCGCCATCCAGAATGGCGACGGCGCCAATTTCCGCTGGCTGACCACCCTGCTGACACAGAACTCCGCGGCCTGAGCAGGACCGCTTTCAAGAAATCCGTTCAGAACCCCCGGCCGAACTCGGCCCAGGACAGCGCAACGTCCGGCGACTCCGGCTTGCGCTTGCCCCCGCCGTGGCGGGTGCGGAAGCCGGCGAACAGATCCGGCAGGGCGACGTGGAGGAACCCCTCGGAAGCAGCGATACCCGCAGGGGCGAATCCGGCCGGAGCCAGAGTGGCGGGGACCAGAAGGGCAGGGCCGGCGAACAGGCTGGTCAGGACGCTGGACATCATGTGATTTCCCCTGGCTGCGGCGCAGCTTCTCAGCGCCGTTGGACATGACCGGATCATGCGCCCTCCGCTCGCACCGCAACAAGATATTCTGTATACCAGATACCGTATTTCAAATATGTGTGCGTTGCATGGCTGGGCCTCGACAGTTTAGTTCGTGAGGCGAGCAATCGGTGCATGCCTGATCTCGTGAAAAGGCAAGCCTTTTCAAAGCATTCCACGATGTGGAAAAGAATAACGCATTCCGTATCTGGTATTTGGAATACGGATTGTTGAGGAGCACAGTCATCCCCGAACGGCGCAAGAGGCGGTGTGAACCCGGCTCGATCCTGCGCCCCCACGCTCAACGGGACTTTGGGGCATGACCACAGAGACGACCGAAGACCGCGGTCTTCTGAACAACAAATGGTTCCAGCTCAGCGTCGGCCTGCTGTGCATGGCGATGATCGCGAACCTGCAATATGGCTGGACGCTGTTCGTCGATCCCATCGATGCCAAGCATGGCTGGGGACGCGCAGCCATCCAGATCGCCTTTTCCATCTTCGTCTTCACCGAAACCTGGCTGGTTCCGGTCGAGGGCTGGTTCGTCGACCGCTACGGCCCCCAGGTTGTGGTGCTGGTCGGCAGCCTGCTGGTCGGCGGCTCCTGGGTGATCGACAGCCAGGCCTCCTCGCTGCCGATGCTCTACACCGCGGCGGTGATCTCCGGCATCGGCGCCGGCTGCGTCTACGGCACCTGCGTCGGCAACGCGCTGAAATGGTTCCCGCAGCAGCGCGGTCTTGCCGCGGGCGTGACCGCCGCCGGCTTCGGCGCCGGTGCCGGCGCCACGGTCATTCCCATTGCCAACATGATCGCCGCCCAAGGCTACGAGCAGGCCTTCCTGGTCTTCGGCATCGGACAGGGCGTGGTGATCTTCGTGCTGTCCTTCTTCCTGCGCAAGGCGCCGAAGTCGCAGGCGGTGGCGCGCAAGAGCGGGCTTGCCCAGACCAAGGTCGACCATCCGCCGTCCCGCGTCATCCGCACGCCGGTCTTCTGGCTGCTCTATGTCATGTTCGTGATGGTGGCCTCCGGCGGCCTGATGGCGGCTGCCCAGATCGCGCCGATCGCCCATGACTTCCACGTCGCCGATTCGCCGATCAACATGTTCGGCCTGATCCTGCCGGCCCTGACGCTGGCGATCTCCATCGACCGCATCCTCGATGGTGCCGGCCGGCCCTTCTTCGGCTGGGTGTCCGACCGCATCGGCCGCGAGAACACCATGTTCATCGCCTTCGGCATCGCGGCGCTGGCCATCATCCTGGTGACGCAGCTCGGCCGCAACCCGGTCATGTTCGTGATCTTCACCGCGATGTTCTTCTGCGTGTTCGGCGAGATCTACAGCCTGTTCCCGGCCACCGCCGGCGACACCTTCGGCTCGAAGTTCGCGGCGACCAACGCCGGCATGCTCTACACCGCGAAGGGCACGGCGGCGCTGCTGGTTCCGCTCAGCAGCATCATCGCCAGCCATTTCGGCTGGCACGCCGTGTTCTACATCGCCGCCAGCTTCAATCTGGTTGCTGCGGTGCTGGCGCTGTTCGTCCTCAAGCCTCTGCGCGCGGCCTTCATCCAGGCCGACGATTACGGCTTGCAGGCGGCTCCCGTCACCGTGGAGCGCTGAGGGCAGTCTTTCTCAACGCCCCAGCTTCGCCCAGGCCGCCCAATCGTCGAGAGAGGTGCGGGCGGCAGCGACCAGTGCATCGGCGAATGCCTCATGCGCCCCGGCCTCCATGGCCGGGGCGTCGCCGTATCCGGTCCCCAGCCCAGTCCGAAGCCCCAGCCGCCGCAGCATGCCACGCTCCTGCTGCACCACGCGCAACCGAACCTTCTCGCCGAAGCGCCCGCGCATGACCGAGCGGATGTCGCCCAGCCCGTCGATCAGCCCGAGCGCCAGCGCCTTTCGCCCGGCCCAGAAGGCGCCGGAGAACAGCTCCTCCTCCG
The sequence above is a segment of the Azospirillum sp. TSH100 genome. Coding sequences within it:
- the oxlT gene encoding oxalate/formate MFS antiporter — protein: MTTETTEDRGLLNNKWFQLSVGLLCMAMIANLQYGWTLFVDPIDAKHGWGRAAIQIAFSIFVFTETWLVPVEGWFVDRYGPQVVVLVGSLLVGGSWVIDSQASSLPMLYTAAVISGIGAGCVYGTCVGNALKWFPQQRGLAAGVTAAGFGAGAGATVIPIANMIAAQGYEQAFLVFGIGQGVVIFVLSFFLRKAPKSQAVARKSGLAQTKVDHPPSRVIRTPVFWLLYVMFVMVASGGLMAAAQIAPIAHDFHVADSPINMFGLILPALTLAISIDRILDGAGRPFFGWVSDRIGRENTMFIAFGIAALAIILVTQLGRNPVMFVIFTAMFFCVFGEIYSLFPATAGDTFGSKFAATNAGMLYTAKGTAALLVPLSSIIASHFGWHAVFYIAASFNLVAAVLALFVLKPLRAAFIQADDYGLQAAPVTVER